The following are from one region of the Salvia hispanica cultivar TCC Black 2014 chromosome 1, UniMelb_Shisp_WGS_1.0, whole genome shotgun sequence genome:
- the LOC125211429 gene encoding uncharacterized protein LOC125211429 has protein sequence MGAEAENNQQAPTPATNPSPNPITEAQFAAWKRRKDADADAIKAAAARKREEDIAAGVVQMNGRELFEREPWVFDDTNY, from the exons ATGGGGGCGGAGGCCGAGAATAATCAGCAAGCACCAACACCTGCGACAAATCCGAGTCCCAATCCTATCACAGAAGCTCAATTCGCTGCCTGGAAACGCCGAAAG GATGCAGATGCTGATGCCATAAAAGCGGCAGCTGCAAGGAAGCGTGAGGAGGATATAGCAGCGGGAGTGGTTCAGATGAACGGCCGTGAACTCTTTGAGCGGGAACCATGGGTTTTCGATGACACAAATTACTAA